In Xenopus tropicalis strain Nigerian chromosome 5, UCB_Xtro_10.0, whole genome shotgun sequence, one genomic interval encodes:
- the polr2d gene encoding DNA-directed RNA polymerase II subunit RPB4, whose translation MAAGGAEAHSGDPEEDASQLLFPKEFESAETLLNSEVHMLLEHRKQQNESAEEEQELSEVFMKTLNYTARFSRFKNRETIASVRSLLLQKKLHRFELACLANLCPETADEAKALIPSLEGRFEEEELQQILDDIQTKRSFQY comes from the exons ATGGCTGCTGGCGGAGCGGAGGCGCACTCTGGGGACCCGGAGGAAGATGCTTCACAATTACTGTTTCCCAAAG AGTTTGAGAGTGCTGAGACTCTGCTGAATTCGGAGGTGCACATGCTCCTGGAGCACAGAAAGCAACAGAATGAGAGCGCGGAGGAAGAACAGGAGCTCTCCGAGGTCTTCATGAAAACCCTGAACTACACTGCCAGGTTCAGCCGCTTCAAGAACAGAGAAACCATTGCCAGTGTCAGAAG CTTGCTGTTACAGAAGAAGCTGCATCGCTTTGAGCTAGCCTGTTTGGCCAATCTGTGCCCAGAGACAGCAGATGAGGCTAAAGCCTTGATCCCAAG TCTGGAAGGGAGGTTTGAGGAAGAGGAGCTGCAACAGATCCTGGATGATATTCAGACCAAGCGAAGCTTCCAGTACTAA
- the LOC100490428 gene encoding dysbindin domain-containing protein 2 yields MTTRSQGHPMVRSQVSATQHLRERQKFFEDVLQHDVDLYYPSCHLLNEGWRPPLDSVSSMEVNIDCLDLNDPLDVTELDAFQQSEDPESPTDNIDAEGSWFSGPDSPSSQQQVSHDTDNAGEEEESEEQNERDSVSSEPAHPKQSEAGTSERG; encoded by the exons ATGACTACAAGGTCGCAG GGACACCCTATGGTGCGTTCCCAGGTCTCCGCCACACAGCACTTGCGGGAGCGCCAGAAGTTCTTTGAAGATGTTCTCCAGCATGATGTGGACCTGTACTATCCTTCCTGCCACCTTCTGAACGAGGGCTGGCGAC CTCCTCTTGACAGTGTGTCATCAATGGAAGTCAATATTGACTGTCTGGACTTAAATGACCCTCTGGACGTTACCGAGTTGGATGCCTTTCAGCAGTCAGAGGACCCTGAGAGTCCTACAGATAAca TTGATGCGGAAGGTTCCTGGTTCTCAGGCCCAGACTCTCCCAGCTCTCAGCAGCAAGTCAGCCATGATACTGACAATGCAGGAGAAGAGGAGGAATCTGAGGAACAGAATGAAAGGGACAGTGTCAGCTCAGAACCTGCTCACCCCAAGCAGAGTGAGGCAGGCACATCGGAGAGAGGCTAA